A single region of the Garra rufa chromosome 6, GarRuf1.0, whole genome shotgun sequence genome encodes:
- the LOC141336322 gene encoding adhesion G protein-coupled receptor E3-like, with protein MSKNISITANLPDPCYNYTVLDSSWRSPSNLRASVRNYDCTVTWSGWYRLLINGLSAQIPETCVGYERCGTEVPLWLRDRHPTVKDGVVTRDVCGDYSSYCCYYGSFPIKVKACPGNYYVYELVTPTKCNAAYCAVNLTDPCYNYIVLDNPWRANNNTYPSERIYDSTVTWSGWYRLFINGLSAQIPDTCVEKFSCSTNITLWIRGGHPAAEDGVVTRGVCGHWENYCCFFASFPIKVKACPGDYYVYELVRPTIYHAAYCAVINITLQEGCTTSGGCLQNLLEQIENITAPVLPLNTVTNILTVVFNTSEKILETSSTANPTELASYGNRMLKTSEKLISTLVKPTDTSDSVSFTLPVVEGQVFMVGPQVTIEKIPRLDTTNSSVDIDLIGIAKNSNETRSAAVAFMSYNTMENLLKPDFFNKSNDTINTMMSTVISATLPKTTNTKLTKPVNFTFQHIREFDPSGSLSCVYWNISEWIVDGCSVLETNSSYTVCSCDHLSTFALIMQTSRPPESDSQLDLLNLVCVIVGLVFFSLALLTFALCQWSPGVNNVARINICISLLLAHLLFLLTQQFLGVIRHHSQVLCAAISGLLHFLFLSGFVWMFIEAVMLFICVKNLSKISYRKREVLSSGFLCVIGYLVALVVVCVSVGLVPEGYGSEQCWIKIDKGFIWSFLGPVCIILGLNMVLFIMIVISLSSALKNLNAEVSQMKQTKIMVFKTLSQFVVLGCPWILGFFTYEKKELEIFFLILNSQQGTFIFLIYCVLNTEVRQQYKKFFRCLCCGCKQH; from the exons ATGTCTAAAAATATTTCCATAACAGCTAATCTGCCTGATCCCTGCTACAACTACACTGTGCTGGACAGTTCATGGAGGTCCCCCAGTAATCTACGTGCTTCAGTCAGAAATTATGATTGCACCGTCACCTGGAGCGGCTGGTATCGTCTCTTAATTAACGGTCTGAGCGCTCAGATCCCAGAGACGTGTGTTGGTTATGAAAGATGTGGCACTGAGGTCCCGCTATGGCTACGCGATAGACACCCAACAGTAAAGGATGGAGTCGTCACTCGAGATGTCTGTGGTGACTATAGCAGTTACTGCTGCTATTACGGGTCGTTCCCCATTAAAGTCAAGGCCTGTCCAGGCAACTATTATGTCTATGAGCTGGTTACACCAACTAAATGCAATGCCGCATACTGTGCAG tTAATCTGACTGATCCCTGTTACAACTACATTGTACTGGACAATCCATGGAGAGCCAACAATAATACCTATCCTTCAGAGAGAATATATGATTCCACCGTCACCTGGAGCGGCTGGTATCGTCTCTTCATCAACGGTCTGAGTGCTCAGATCCCAGACACATGTGTTGAAAAATTTAGCTGTAGCACTAATATCACGCTGTGGATTCGTGGTGGACACCCAGCAGCTGAGGATGGAGTCGTCACTCGAGGTGTCTGTGGTCACTGGGAAAATTACTGCTGCTTTTTTGCTTCTTTTCCCATTAAAGTCAAAGCCTGTCCAGGCGATTATTATGTCTATGAGCTGGTTAGACCAACTATCTACCATGCAGCATACTGTGCAG TTATAAATATAACGCTGCAGGAAGGATGCACT accTCTGGAGGATGTCTTCAAAATCTTCTTGAGCAGATAGAAAACATTACAGCTCCAGTGCTTCCTTTGAAT ACTGTGACGAACATTTTGACTGTGGTCTTCAACACTTCAGAGAAGATTCTAGAGACATCATCAACAGCAAACCCAACTGAACTAGCCTCCTATGGAAATCGCATGTTAAAAACCAGTGAGAAACTAATTTCTACATTGGTGAAGCCAACAGACACAAGTGACAGTGTCAGTTTTACTCTTCCTGTTGTAG AGGGTCAAGTCTTCATGGTTGGACCACAAGTGACCATAGAGAAAATCCCTCGACTTGACACAACAAATTCTTCTGTGGACATTGATCTCATTGGGATCGCCAAGAACAGCAATGAAACAA GATCAGCTGCTGTGGCTTTCATGAGCTACAACACGATGGAGAATCTACTGAAGCCAGACTTCTTCAACAAATCAAATGACACGATTAACACCATGATGTCCACTGTGATCTCAGCTACTCTTCCCAAAACCACCAACACTAAACTCACCAAACCAGTCAACTTCACCTTTCAACACATCAGA GAGTTTGATCCCAGTGGTTCTCTGTCCTGTGTGTACTGGAATATCAGCGAGTGGATTGTAGATGGTTGTTCTGTTTTAGAGACCAACAGCAGCTACACTGTGTGTTCCTGTGATCATCTGTCAACATTCGCTCTCATCATGCAAACCAGCCGTCCACCAGAG AGCGACTCACAGCTGGATCTGTTGAATTTGGTGTGTGTGATCGTGGGGCTGGTGTTCTTCAGTTTGGCCCTGTTGACCTTTGCCCTTTGTCAGTGGAGTCCTGGAGTGAATAATGTGGCTCGAATCAACATCTGCATCAGTCTTCTGTTGGCTCACCTTCTGTTCCTGCTCACACAGCAGTTCCTGGGTGTCATACGGCATCATTCTCAG GTGTTGTGTGCCGCGATCTCAGGCCTTCTGCACTTTCTCTTTCTCTCCGGCTTTGTGTGGATGTTCATCGAAGCTGTGATGCTCTTCATCTGTGTGAAGAACCTATCAAAAATCAGCTATAGAAAGAGGGAGGTGCTTAGTAGTGGATTCCTGTGTGTGATTGGATATCTGGTTGCTCTGGTTGTGGTTTGTGTGTCTGTTGGTCTGGTTCCTGAAGGCTACGGCAGCGAACA atgCTGGATTAAAATAGATAAAGGCTTCATCTGGAGTTTTCTGGGTCCTGTTTGCATCATACTAGGG TTAAACATGGTTCTCTTCATCATGATCGTCATCAGTCTGAGCTCAGCTCTGAAAAATCTCAATGCTGAAGTTTCACAGATGAAACAGACCAA GATTATGGTGTTTAAAACACTGTCTCAGTTTGTGGTTCTTGGTTGCCCCTGGATTCTGGGTTTCTTCACTTATGAAAAAAAGGAGCTGGAGATCTTCTTCCTGATTTTGAACTCCCAGCAGGGAACCTTCATCTTCCTGATCTACTGTGTTCTCAATACTGAG